One window of Chamaesiphon minutus PCC 6605 genomic DNA carries:
- a CDS encoding TldD/PmbA family protein, whose product MSTATISQLSDLLQSIDLPVEWLGLRKVREVSTGRSARDGMPQSNSTTISEGVMVEVLVDGQIGYGATNILTPTGVRSAAQAAFDRARTASKYRIYTVTTAQRPKVVGQYVSPTVQPFNTLSPGDISEQLSKICHTLKVSDKIVQTSATIITRQIESWFVSSNGSDVYQKFLLMTTDYAATAQDGAIIQHRSDRGGLARCYQGGMEYFLTPDLWARVRQVGEQAVELLAAMECPTETTTLVLAPDQLLLQIHESVGHPLELDRILGDERNYAGGSFVQPSDFGNLVYGSPLMNITFDPTVAGEFASYSFDDTGASATREYIIRDGILERGLGSLESQARLDLPGVACSRACSWNRPPIDRMANINLEPGEHSFDEIIGGIERGIYMESNRSWSIDDRRHKFQFSCEYAKLIENGKLTQTVRNPNYRGITPQFWGNLDRVGNTNTWEMYGSPFCGKGEPNQIVWVGHGAPVAAFTNIEIFGGD is encoded by the coding sequence ATGAGTACTGCAACCATCTCTCAACTTAGCGACTTACTCCAATCGATCGATCTTCCTGTCGAGTGGCTGGGACTGCGAAAAGTGCGAGAAGTATCCACCGGACGCTCCGCACGTGACGGAATGCCCCAAAGTAATAGTACGACCATCAGTGAAGGTGTGATGGTCGAAGTTCTAGTCGATGGACAGATCGGCTACGGCGCAACCAATATCCTCACCCCCACAGGCGTTCGCTCCGCCGCGCAGGCAGCTTTCGATCGCGCCCGCACTGCCAGCAAATATCGGATTTATACTGTCACCACCGCCCAACGACCAAAAGTAGTCGGGCAATACGTCTCCCCTACCGTTCAACCCTTTAACACCCTCTCTCCTGGCGACATTAGCGAGCAACTGAGCAAGATTTGTCACACCCTGAAAGTCAGTGACAAAATCGTTCAAACTAGTGCCACGATTATTACCCGCCAAATCGAAAGCTGGTTCGTCAGCAGTAACGGTTCCGACGTCTATCAGAAATTTTTGCTGATGACCACCGATTATGCCGCCACCGCTCAGGATGGAGCTATTATCCAACATCGGAGCGATCGCGGGGGATTGGCACGCTGCTATCAGGGGGGTATGGAATATTTTCTCACCCCCGACTTGTGGGCGCGGGTACGACAAGTGGGCGAACAGGCGGTAGAATTGCTCGCAGCGATGGAATGTCCCACCGAGACGACAACGTTGGTACTCGCACCCGATCAACTGTTATTACAAATCCATGAGAGTGTCGGACATCCCCTAGAATTAGACCGGATTTTGGGTGACGAGCGCAACTATGCAGGCGGTAGTTTCGTACAACCGTCAGATTTTGGCAATCTCGTCTACGGCTCGCCGTTAATGAATATTACCTTCGATCCGACTGTGGCGGGAGAATTTGCCAGCTATAGTTTCGACGATACGGGAGCTAGTGCGACACGCGAATATATCATCCGCGATGGGATTTTGGAACGCGGCTTGGGCAGCTTGGAAAGTCAGGCGCGCTTGGATTTACCCGGAGTCGCTTGCAGCCGCGCTTGTAGCTGGAATCGTCCCCCGATCGATCGAATGGCAAATATCAATCTCGAACCGGGCGAGCACAGCTTTGATGAAATTATTGGTGGGATCGAGCGGGGTATATATATGGAATCCAATCGCTCTTGGTCGATCGACGATCGCCGCCACAAGTTCCAGTTTAGCTGTGAGTACGCCAAACTAATCGAAAATGGCAAATTGACCCAAACCGTCCGCAATCCCAACTATCGCGGCATTACACCCCAATTCTGGGGAAATCTCGATCGAGTGGGTAATACCAATACCTGGGAAATGTACGGTTCTCCGTTCTGCGGTAAAGGCGAACCCAATCAAATCGTCTGGGTGGGGCACGGTGCGCCTGTCGCCGCCTTTACTAATATCGAAATCTTCGGTGGGGATTAA
- a CDS encoding SIMPL domain-containing protein yields the protein MSKIQQWLAPDRDRRNWRSSAKPALSVLLTTSLLVLMGVTPGITQERKPARTLTASGRGIVSIPTTLSQIRLTIEVSGKTPTAAQQEAAKRSTQVVNYLKSQQVEKLQTAGINLNPTYVYQTGTSPKITGYSATNSISFRVNNDRAGAILDAAVTNGATRIDGVNFVASEQAISNAQLQALKQATQDAQRQADAVLETLNLKRKEVIGIQINSASTPAPIPLAQESMRAKVADGNYTTPVVGGEQQVEAAVTLDIGY from the coding sequence ATGTCTAAAATTCAACAGTGGCTGGCTCCGGATCGAGATCGTCGCAACTGGAGATCCAGTGCTAAACCAGCTTTATCAGTTTTGTTGACAACTAGTTTATTAGTACTAATGGGGGTTACCCCTGGCATAACTCAAGAGCGCAAGCCAGCACGAACCCTCACGGCTAGTGGTAGAGGTATCGTTAGTATTCCCACTACTCTGAGCCAAATTCGCCTGACGATCGAAGTTTCAGGCAAAACACCCACAGCGGCGCAGCAAGAAGCCGCCAAACGCTCGACACAGGTGGTAAATTACCTTAAATCTCAACAGGTAGAAAAACTCCAAACTGCCGGAATTAATCTCAATCCTACCTATGTTTACCAAACGGGTACTAGTCCGAAAATTACTGGCTATTCGGCCACTAATAGTATCAGTTTTCGGGTGAATAACGATCGAGCGGGGGCAATCCTCGATGCGGCAGTAACAAATGGTGCCACGCGCATTGACGGTGTAAATTTTGTCGCCAGCGAACAGGCGATATCTAACGCCCAACTCCAAGCTCTCAAGCAAGCCACTCAAGATGCCCAACGTCAAGCCGATGCAGTACTCGAAACGCTCAATCTCAAGCGCAAAGAAGTCATTGGCATTCAAATCAATAGTGCATCTACTCCCGCTCCCATTCCGCTAGCTCAAGAATCGATGCGAGCGAAAGTAGCTGATGGCAATTATACTACTCCCGTCGTCGGTGGCGAGCAGCAAGTAGAAGCAGCCGTGACACTAGATATCGGTTATTAA
- a CDS encoding alpha/beta fold hydrolase produces the protein MKPYTASLDSGWRHEFIQTNNIRLHCVTQGEGELVVLLHGFPEFWYSWRHQIPALARHFKVVVPDLRGYNYSDKPSGGYDLDTLSTDIQGLIESLGYVKAHVVGHDWGGAIAWHLAQKCPQVLNRLAILNAPHPQRLFQEMGSNLDQLRRSWYMFAFQVPGLPEWLIQQNLKDFILNVFRGQAVRKGAFTAEDNQIYQEALEKPGVLASAIKYYQNLLSPQNWLQNWNNSPLMVTVPTLMLWGEEDNFLSNKLTEGMERLISAPFKLKKIPQCGHWIQQEVPQIVNRELLNFFQAESINSSSELLI, from the coding sequence ATGAAACCTTATACAGCCTCCTTGGATTCGGGTTGGCGGCATGAATTCATCCAAACCAACAATATTCGCTTACACTGCGTTACTCAAGGTGAGGGCGAATTAGTAGTTTTACTACACGGATTTCCAGAATTTTGGTATTCGTGGCGACATCAGATTCCAGCTCTAGCCCGACATTTTAAAGTCGTCGTTCCCGATTTGCGCGGCTACAATTATTCGGATAAACCTTCTGGTGGTTACGATCTCGATACCCTCAGTACCGATATCCAGGGGCTAATCGAGTCTCTAGGGTATGTCAAAGCACATGTTGTGGGACATGACTGGGGTGGGGCAATTGCATGGCATCTAGCCCAAAAATGCCCGCAAGTACTCAACAGATTGGCAATTCTTAATGCGCCTCATCCCCAAAGATTATTTCAGGAAATGGGTAGCAATCTCGATCAATTGCGGCGGAGTTGGTACATGTTTGCCTTCCAAGTTCCAGGATTACCAGAATGGTTGATCCAACAAAATCTGAAAGATTTTATCCTTAATGTTTTTCGCGGACAAGCTGTTAGAAAAGGAGCTTTTACCGCTGAAGATAATCAAATTTATCAGGAAGCTTTAGAAAAACCAGGTGTGTTAGCTTCGGCAATCAAGTATTATCAAAATTTACTCTCACCCCAAAATTGGCTTCAGAACTGGAATAACTCGCCCTTAATGGTGACGGTACCCACACTCATGCTGTGGGGGGAGGAAGATAATTTCTTGAGTAATAAGCTCACCGAAGGTATGGAGCGATTGATTTCTGCACCATTTAAACTCAAAAAAATTCCTCAGTGCGGACACTGGATTCAACAAGAAGTCCCTCAAATAGTCAATCGAGAACTGTTGAATTTCTTTCAAGCTGAAAGTATTAATTCTAGCTCCGAACTCTTAATTTAA
- the dnaE gene encoding DNA polymerase III subunit alpha, with protein sequence MTFVGLHMHSDYSLLDGASQLPNLVDRAVELGMPAIALTDHGVMYGAIELIKVCRTRNVKPIIGNEMYVINGDFTQQKRYQKFHQVVLAKNTQGYRNLVKLTTVSHLEGFQGRGIFARPCINKEYIEKYKEGLIVTSGCLGGEVPQAIMMGRPDAARKVAKWYKERFGEDYYLEIQDHGLKEDRVVNVEIVKIARELDIKIIATNDSHFVSCYDVEAHDALLCIQTGQLIREDKRMRYSGNEYLKSAEEMALLFRDHLSDEVIAEAIANTVEVADKIQPYNILGEPKIPDFPIPVGHTPATYVEEISREGLKERLKVQRYSDIDREYQERLDFELKMIERMGFSTYFLVVWDYIKFARDRAIPVGPGRGSAAGSLVAYAMKITNIDPVHHCLLFERFLNPDRKSMPDIDTDFCIERRAEVIDYVTEKYGKERVAQIITFNRMTSKAVLKDVARVLNIPYGAANELGKMIPVVRGKPTKLAVMISDKTPAPEFKQIYETGEYADPETGEKITARQWVDMAMRIEGTNKTFGVHAAGVVISAQPLDEIVPLQRNNDGSVITQYYMEDLDSMGLLKMDFLGLRNLTIIQNAIDTIEQTKGDKIDPDDITFEERRTYKILNKGSLNKRPPNVEKTYKQVESGDLEGVFQLESSGMLDVVARLKPSSIEDLSSILALYRPGPLDAGLIPIFIDRKHGREKITYEHPILETILEETYGVIVYQEQIMKIAQDLAGYTLGEADILRRCMGKKKADEMNKQREKFLDGAAKKGVSHAIADALFDKMVLFAEYCFNKSHSTAYAYVTYQTAFLKANYPAEYMSALLTANSGDQDKVTRYLNNCEQTLDIKVEPPDINRSYVKFRPVVDPERPNRLNILFGLSAIKNVGEAAIENILKAREEGGEFTSLADLCQRVSLQAVNKRTLESLIQCGTFDNLDRNRRQLINDLDVIIPWSQSKAKEKAIGQGNLFDLLGDLKPEIGGFDAVPKSPLVSDFSSSERLQFEQELLGVYVSDHPLKNAEKIAKMQKHDFKRIIEIEKPCKDVKLVVMLTEVKIVQTKKDNKSMAILKLTDIASSKLEAVAFPEAYEKIKELLIPNSSVILVGKVSRKKDNDELQMIVDEAIEIDRTAVHKPVDIELEPQHLVLIELPVNVAIDEIRSQALKTMLEEYSGDTSAVKTPVYAIVRSENSYRLVQFGKQFWVQDPSELVDRMHDRGFDIKVKQISSIET encoded by the coding sequence ATGACTTTCGTTGGTTTGCACATGCACAGTGACTACAGCCTGCTCGATGGAGCTAGTCAGTTGCCGAATTTGGTCGATCGAGCGGTAGAATTGGGAATGCCTGCGATCGCACTGACGGATCATGGTGTGATGTATGGAGCAATCGAACTGATTAAAGTCTGTCGCACGCGCAATGTCAAGCCGATTATTGGCAATGAAATGTATGTGATCAATGGTGATTTTACGCAGCAGAAGCGTTATCAGAAGTTTCACCAGGTGGTATTAGCTAAAAATACCCAGGGATATCGGAATTTAGTTAAATTAACGACAGTATCTCACCTCGAAGGTTTTCAGGGTCGGGGGATTTTTGCGCGTCCGTGTATTAATAAAGAATATATCGAAAAGTATAAGGAAGGATTGATCGTTACGAGCGGTTGTTTGGGTGGTGAAGTTCCCCAAGCTATTATGATGGGAAGGCCAGATGCGGCGCGAAAAGTTGCAAAATGGTATAAAGAACGATTTGGCGAAGATTACTACCTAGAAATCCAAGATCATGGGTTGAAAGAGGATCGGGTGGTGAATGTTGAGATCGTTAAAATTGCGCGAGAATTAGATATTAAAATTATTGCAACTAATGATTCGCACTTTGTCTCTTGTTACGACGTGGAAGCACACGATGCGCTATTGTGCATTCAGACGGGGCAACTGATTCGTGAAGATAAACGGATGCGGTATAGCGGCAATGAGTATCTCAAATCTGCCGAAGAAATGGCTTTATTATTCCGCGATCATTTGTCAGATGAAGTAATTGCTGAAGCGATCGCAAATACAGTAGAAGTTGCCGATAAAATTCAGCCTTATAATATTTTAGGCGAACCCAAAATTCCCGATTTCCCGATTCCGGTCGGGCATACTCCAGCGACTTATGTCGAAGAGATTTCGCGGGAAGGATTGAAGGAACGGTTGAAGGTGCAACGCTACAGCGATATCGATCGAGAATATCAAGAGCGGCTCGATTTTGAATTGAAAATGATCGAGCGGATGGGATTTTCGACATATTTTCTGGTTGTTTGGGATTATATCAAATTCGCACGCGACAGGGCTATTCCCGTCGGCCCCGGTCGAGGTTCCGCAGCGGGTTCTCTAGTCGCTTATGCAATGAAGATTACTAATATCGACCCCGTACATCATTGCCTGTTATTCGAGCGATTTTTGAATCCAGATCGGAAGTCTATGCCTGATATCGATACGGATTTTTGTATCGAACGTCGTGCTGAAGTAATTGACTATGTAACAGAGAAATATGGCAAGGAGCGGGTAGCGCAGATTATTACGTTTAACCGGATGACATCTAAGGCGGTGTTGAAAGACGTGGCGCGGGTGTTGAATATTCCTTATGGTGCTGCAAATGAGTTAGGGAAAATGATCCCAGTGGTACGGGGGAAACCGACAAAATTAGCAGTAATGATTTCGGATAAAACGCCAGCACCGGAGTTTAAGCAGATATATGAAACAGGTGAATATGCCGATCCGGAAACTGGCGAAAAAATTACCGCCAGACAGTGGGTGGATATGGCAATGCGAATCGAAGGTACTAACAAAACCTTTGGGGTTCATGCGGCAGGTGTAGTAATTTCGGCGCAACCTTTAGATGAAATCGTACCGTTACAGCGGAATAACGATGGCTCTGTCATTACCCAGTATTATATGGAAGATCTCGACTCGATGGGTCTATTGAAAATGGACTTTTTGGGGCTACGAAATCTGACGATTATTCAAAATGCGATCGATACGATCGAGCAAACTAAAGGCGATAAAATCGACCCAGATGATATTACTTTTGAAGAACGACGGACTTATAAAATATTAAATAAAGGTTCGTTGAACAAACGTCCGCCAAATGTGGAAAAAACATATAAACAAGTCGAATCTGGCGACTTAGAAGGCGTCTTTCAATTAGAATCTTCTGGGATGCTAGATGTGGTCGCTAGACTAAAGCCATCGAGTATCGAAGATCTATCATCTATTCTCGCATTATATCGTCCGGGGCCATTAGATGCAGGACTGATTCCAATTTTTATCGATCGTAAACACGGACGCGAAAAAATCACTTACGAGCACCCAATTTTAGAGACAATTCTAGAGGAGACATACGGGGTAATTGTCTATCAAGAGCAGATCATGAAAATCGCTCAAGATTTAGCTGGATATACTCTCGGTGAAGCCGATATTTTGCGGCGGTGTATGGGTAAGAAAAAAGCTGATGAAATGAACAAACAGCGAGAGAAATTTCTCGATGGTGCGGCAAAGAAAGGGGTATCTCATGCGATCGCTGATGCCTTATTCGATAAGATGGTTTTATTCGCAGAGTACTGTTTTAACAAAAGCCATTCTACTGCCTATGCTTACGTTACCTATCAAACAGCATTTTTAAAAGCAAATTATCCGGCTGAATACATGTCGGCACTCTTAACTGCTAATAGTGGCGATCAAGATAAAGTAACCAGATATCTAAATAATTGCGAGCAAACTTTAGATATCAAAGTCGAGCCGCCAGATATCAATCGATCGTATGTCAAATTTCGTCCGGTTGTCGATCCAGAACGTCCCAATCGTTTGAATATTTTGTTTGGCTTATCGGCAATTAAAAACGTCGGCGAAGCCGCGATCGAGAATATTCTCAAGGCGCGAGAAGAAGGTGGCGAATTTACATCGCTGGCGGATCTTTGTCAGCGGGTTAGTTTGCAAGCTGTCAATAAACGGACGTTGGAATCGCTAATTCAATGTGGGACATTTGATAATCTCGATCGCAATCGGCGACAATTAATTAACGATCTCGATGTAATTATTCCATGGTCGCAGAGTAAGGCTAAAGAAAAAGCGATCGGACAAGGCAATCTCTTCGATTTATTGGGCGATTTAAAGCCAGAAATTGGTGGGTTCGATGCCGTTCCCAAATCTCCATTGGTGAGTGATTTTTCATCTTCAGAACGGTTGCAGTTCGAGCAAGAACTTTTGGGTGTATATGTCTCGGATCATCCACTCAAAAATGCCGAGAAAATTGCGAAGATGCAAAAGCATGATTTCAAGCGAATTATCGAAATTGAGAAGCCGTGCAAAGATGTCAAGCTGGTGGTGATGCTGACAGAGGTAAAAATAGTCCAGACAAAGAAAGATAATAAGTCGATGGCGATCCTCAAGCTCACCGATATTGCTAGCAGTAAATTAGAGGCAGTGGCTTTTCCCGAGGCTTATGAGAAAATCAAGGAGCTGTTAATACCAAATAGTTCGGTGATTTTAGTCGGCAAAGTCAGTCGCAAAAAAGATAACGACGAACTCCAGATGATTGTCGATGAAGCAATCGAAATCGATCGTACAGCCGTCCACAAGCCAGTAGATATCGAACTCGAACCCCAGCATCTAGTGCTAATCGAACTCCCGGTTAATGTTGCGATAGATGAGATTCGATCTCAAGCATTAAAGACGATGCTCGAAGAGTATTCGGGGGATACTTCAGCCGTAAAAACACCAGTCTACGCGATCGTGCGGAGCGAAAACAGTTATCGACTAGTTCAATTTGGCAAACAATTTTGGGTTCAAGATCCCAGCGAGCTGGTAGATAGAATGCACGATCGCGGATTTGACATTAAAGTCAAGCAAATTAGCTCGATTGAGACTTAA
- the hslO gene encoding Hsp33 family molecular chaperone HslO, with the protein MTDRLIRATAAGGGIRAVAAITTNLTETARVRHRLSAVSTDALGRAMSAALLLTSGMKTKFARVNLRIKGNGPMGGLMVDAGVDGTVRGYVNNPHVELTLNAAGKLDVGGAIGNEGFVYVFRDLGYGRPYSSTVELVSGEVGDDVANYLFSSEQTPSALVLGVSMNAHSVQSAGGILIQVLPKAARDESLVTLLESRVSSLQGFTPLLQSGKDLPEILEELLGDLDLKIFPDQKELKFACPCSEQRMLSALKLLGTDELKDMIATDKGAEATCDFCGEVYHVGEDKLKQLVGELQVQS; encoded by the coding sequence ATGACCGATCGACTGATTCGAGCAACAGCAGCAGGTGGCGGAATTCGCGCAGTAGCGGCAATTACCACCAACCTCACCGAGACAGCCAGAGTGCGGCATCGACTCTCTGCCGTATCCACAGATGCTTTAGGACGGGCAATGAGCGCGGCGTTATTGCTCACCTCCGGCATGAAAACCAAGTTTGCTCGCGTCAATCTCCGCATCAAAGGCAATGGCCCCATGGGTGGGCTGATGGTGGATGCTGGCGTCGATGGCACAGTTAGAGGCTACGTCAACAATCCGCATGTCGAACTAACTCTCAACGCTGCTGGTAAACTAGATGTCGGTGGTGCGATCGGCAATGAAGGTTTTGTCTATGTATTTCGGGATCTAGGTTACGGTCGCCCCTATTCTAGTACCGTCGAGTTAGTCTCTGGCGAAGTTGGCGACGATGTGGCTAACTATCTATTTAGCTCCGAGCAAACTCCATCCGCACTGGTATTAGGTGTCTCGATGAATGCCCACAGCGTCCAATCTGCTGGCGGGATCTTGATTCAAGTATTACCAAAAGCCGCACGAGATGAGTCCTTAGTAACGTTATTAGAGTCGCGAGTCAGCAGTTTGCAAGGTTTTACACCTTTATTACAATCGGGTAAAGATCTCCCAGAGATTTTAGAGGAGCTACTCGGCGATCTGGATCTGAAGATTTTCCCCGACCAGAAGGAGTTAAAATTTGCCTGTCCTTGTTCCGAACAACGGATGTTAAGCGCGCTCAAGTTGTTGGGGACAGACGAACTTAAGGATATGATTGCGACAGATAAAGGTGCCGAAGCTACTTGTGATTTCTGCGGCGAAGTCTATCACGTTGGTGAAGACAAACTCAAACAATTAGTTGGCGAACTCCAAGTCCAAAGTTAA
- a CDS encoding NUDIX domain-containing protein gives MTYRNPTPTVDIIIELIDRPHRPIIAIERLNPPHGWALPGGFVDYGESLETAAVREAKEEIGLDVRLIEQFQVYSAPDRDPRQHTISIVFIATATGNPIAQDDAKTVSIFNPWEIPSELCFDHGQIIADYFQYRHYQIRPGIRE, from the coding sequence ATGACTTATCGCAACCCCACACCCACAGTAGATATTATTATCGAACTAATCGATCGACCTCACCGCCCGATTATCGCGATCGAACGGCTCAATCCGCCCCATGGCTGGGCATTACCAGGCGGATTCGTAGACTATGGCGAATCATTAGAAACAGCCGCCGTTAGAGAAGCCAAAGAAGAAATCGGGCTAGACGTGCGCCTAATCGAACAATTTCAGGTTTATTCCGCACCCGATCGCGATCCTCGGCAGCATACCATCAGTATCGTCTTTATCGCCACCGCCACCGGAAATCCGATCGCCCAAGATGATGCCAAAACCGTCAGCATCTTCAACCCCTGGGAAATTCCCTCAGAATTATGTTTCGATCACGGCCAAATTATCGCAGATTATTTTCAGTATCGACATTACCAGATCCGACCGGGAATTAGGGAATAA
- a CDS encoding response regulator, with translation MTRVVEALKDIIKQELSGQLIIRDPLDNSISWEAYFGNGKLHFATSTLGQRERLIYLTRHHHPDFRLSDFAIGQSDYKFITHQWQSGKLSLQQVRQLAFTCTQEAFVHIMALGTAEMEFNLDAHLDVLILSTSVQQVITPVKQLIWQWQKIRPHITSPLVRVYLSNIDSLYKLLWQQLQSTKAIESYQSALTQNLCLYSTANQLNIDVQELSHMLLPLVRNRSAQISAYGQKQDEERPVIACIDDSQTVQNSVKLTLEAQGYEVISLLKPAQAMTKLIRTHPMLILMDISMPDINGYELCQLLRKSPSLKGVPILMLSSRDGLFDRLKAKMVGADDYMTKPFTPTELVNLVNKYVSQALVNA, from the coding sequence ATGACTAGAGTTGTTGAAGCATTAAAAGATATTATCAAACAAGAACTTTCCGGTCAATTGATTATCAGAGATCCCTTAGATAATTCGATCTCTTGGGAAGCTTACTTTGGTAATGGTAAGCTGCATTTTGCAACTAGTACGCTAGGGCAAAGAGAACGCTTAATATATTTAACTAGACACCATCACCCAGATTTTAGATTAAGCGATTTTGCCATCGGTCAATCCGATTACAAATTTATTACTCATCAATGGCAATCGGGTAAGTTATCACTCCAACAAGTCCGTCAACTAGCATTTACTTGTACTCAAGAAGCCTTCGTGCATATCATGGCGTTAGGTACTGCCGAAATGGAGTTCAATCTTGACGCACACTTAGACGTATTAATTTTATCGACTTCGGTGCAACAAGTAATTACCCCTGTCAAGCAACTAATTTGGCAATGGCAAAAAATTCGCCCACATATTACTTCGCCATTAGTGAGAGTATATCTCTCGAATATCGATAGTTTGTACAAACTATTATGGCAGCAACTTCAAAGTACTAAAGCGATCGAGTCCTATCAATCAGCACTAACTCAAAATCTCTGTCTTTATAGTACGGCAAATCAACTCAATATCGATGTCCAAGAACTCAGTCACATGTTGTTACCGTTAGTACGCAATCGGAGCGCACAGATTTCAGCATACGGACAAAAACAAGATGAAGAACGTCCGGTGATTGCTTGCATCGATGACAGCCAAACCGTTCAAAATAGTGTGAAGTTGACACTAGAGGCTCAAGGTTATGAAGTAATTAGCTTACTCAAACCCGCTCAAGCAATGACGAAGCTAATTCGCACTCATCCAATGCTAATTTTAATGGACATTAGTATGCCAGATATTAATGGCTACGAACTGTGTCAACTGTTGCGGAAATCTCCGAGCTTAAAAGGCGTACCCATTTTAATGCTCAGCAGTCGCGACGGTTTATTCGACAGGCTCAAAGCAAAAATGGTTGGCGCAGATGATTATATGACTAAACCATTTACACCAACCGAGCTGGTAAACTTGGTCAATAAATATGTATCTCAAGCTTTAGTAAATGCCTAA